Proteins encoded in a region of the Sphingomonas sp. HMP9 genome:
- a CDS encoding D-2-hydroxyacid dehydrogenase — protein MKAVLPAAARPLLEPHLPAELETAWFAKPAEANAMIADADIAWVDMQPTELVADAIRHAGPTLKWVSTIYAGLDAFPLDTLRDNGVTLTNGAGINAVAVAEYAAMAVLVAAKRFDTVLRAQDRHDWLKDAPGKIELAGTSALVIGYGTIGKMIGDRLVAFGVDVTGVTRTGRDGTITPDAWRARLGDFDWVILAAPSTDATQAMIGPEELQRMKPTAWLINIARGDMIDDDALIAALTDGTIAGAVLDPTNPEPLPADHPLWSTPNAIVTMHLSGRSQTTMFARGAALFLENLAAFLAGCPMKNVADLDAGY, from the coding sequence ATGAAAGCCGTTCTCCCAGCCGCCGCCCGCCCGCTCCTCGAACCGCATCTGCCCGCAGAGCTCGAAACCGCCTGGTTCGCCAAGCCCGCGGAAGCCAACGCGATGATCGCCGACGCCGACATCGCCTGGGTCGATATGCAGCCGACCGAGCTCGTCGCCGACGCGATCCGCCATGCCGGGCCGACCCTCAAATGGGTCTCCACGATCTACGCCGGGCTCGACGCGTTCCCGCTCGACACCCTGCGCGACAACGGCGTCACGCTGACCAACGGTGCCGGCATCAACGCGGTCGCCGTCGCGGAATATGCGGCGATGGCCGTCCTCGTCGCCGCCAAGCGCTTCGACACCGTGCTGCGCGCGCAGGACCGCCACGACTGGTTAAAGGACGCACCGGGCAAGATCGAACTAGCCGGCACTAGCGCATTGGTCATCGGCTATGGCACGATCGGCAAAATGATCGGCGACCGGCTGGTCGCGTTCGGGGTCGACGTGACCGGCGTGACGCGCACCGGCCGCGATGGCACGATCACGCCGGATGCCTGGCGTGCTCGGCTCGGCGACTTCGACTGGGTGATCCTGGCCGCACCCTCGACCGACGCGACGCAGGCGATGATCGGCCCTGAAGAACTACAGCGGATGAAGCCGACCGCGTGGCTGATCAACATCGCGCGCGGAGACATGATTGACGACGACGCGTTGATCGCCGCGCTCACTGACGGGACGATTGCCGGCGCGGTGCTCGACCCGACCAATCCGGAGCCCCTGCCCGCGGATCATCCGCTTTGGTCGACGCCCAACGCGATCGTCACGATGCACCTGTCGGGCCGTAGCCAGACGACGATGTTCGCGCGAGGAGCGGCGTTGTTCCTCGAAAACCTCGCCGCGTTCCTCGCGGGTTGCCCGATGAAGAACGTCGCCGATCTCGACGCGGGTTACTGA